A genomic window from Blastococcus saxobsidens DD2 includes:
- a CDS encoding three-helix bundle dimerization domain-containing protein produces MTLAVPPSASGSTPERSADSCRDEQVDPSVDQAVDRLRGEFAGRVRPQLIVRVVRDSRRDLGGSPVGALPELVERLARYRLDRQIG; encoded by the coding sequence ATGACCCTGGCCGTCCCGCCCAGCGCCTCCGGCTCGACCCCGGAGCGCTCCGCCGACTCCTGCCGCGACGAGCAGGTCGATCCCTCGGTCGACCAGGCCGTCGACCGGTTGCGCGGGGAGTTCGCCGGCCGGGTGCGGCCGCAGCTGATCGTGCGGGTGGTGCGCGACTCCCGGCGCGATCTGGGTGGCTCACCGGTCGGGGCGCTGCCGGAGCTGGTGGAGCGGCTGGCGCGGTACCGCCTGGACCGGCAGATCGGCTGA
- a CDS encoding ABC-F family ATP-binding cassette domain-containing protein — MGYVDVTGIRHTLSDGRVLLDDVSFRVGEGARAALVGENGAGKTTLLRLIAGDLTPESGAVARTGGLGVMRQFIGSVRDDTTVQRFLVDLSPPAVRAAWDAVEATELALMETDDERAQMAYADALAQWGDAGGYDAEVTWDTVTVAALGVPYDGCKYRALSTLSGGEQKRLALEALLRGPDEVLLLDEPDNYLDVPGKRWLEERLLQTRKTVLFVSHDRELLDRVADRVVTVEGGTAWVHGGGFGSYPEARAARHERMADVRRRWEEEHQRLVDLVRTLQQQAANSPDMANRYHAMQTRLAKFEAAGPPPERPPQQKVAMRLRGGRTGVRAVMAEQLELTGLMKPFDAEIWYGDRVGVLGANGAGKSHFLRLLAGQDVAHTGSWRLGARVVPGFFAQTHAHPEWQDRTPVDLLWHGEPGRPGVDRGRAMAALRQYGLTDSADQPFRTLSGGQQARFQILLLELSGATLLLLDEPTDNLDVLSAEALEEALAAFDGTVLAVTHDRWFARSFDRFLVFGADGRVYESADPVFDEARVARAR; from the coding sequence GTGGGCTACGTGGACGTCACCGGGATCCGGCACACCCTCTCCGATGGCCGGGTGCTGCTCGACGACGTCTCCTTCCGCGTCGGCGAGGGCGCCCGTGCGGCACTGGTCGGGGAGAACGGCGCCGGCAAGACCACGCTGCTGCGGCTCATCGCCGGCGACCTGACTCCCGAGAGCGGCGCCGTCGCACGGACCGGCGGGCTCGGCGTGATGCGCCAGTTCATCGGTTCCGTGCGCGACGACACCACGGTGCAGCGGTTCCTGGTGGACCTGTCTCCTCCCGCCGTCCGCGCCGCCTGGGACGCCGTCGAGGCGACCGAGCTGGCGTTGATGGAGACCGACGACGAACGCGCCCAGATGGCCTATGCCGACGCGCTCGCGCAGTGGGGGGACGCCGGCGGCTACGACGCCGAGGTCACCTGGGACACGGTCACGGTCGCGGCGCTCGGCGTCCCCTACGACGGCTGCAAGTACCGCGCGCTGTCCACGCTGTCCGGCGGGGAGCAGAAGCGCCTGGCCCTCGAGGCGCTGCTCCGCGGCCCGGACGAGGTGCTGCTCCTGGACGAGCCGGACAACTATCTCGACGTGCCGGGGAAGCGCTGGCTGGAGGAACGGCTGCTCCAGACCCGCAAGACCGTGCTGTTCGTCAGCCACGACCGGGAGCTGCTCGACCGCGTCGCCGACCGGGTGGTCACCGTGGAGGGCGGGACGGCGTGGGTGCACGGGGGCGGGTTCGGCAGCTACCCCGAGGCGCGCGCTGCCCGGCACGAGCGGATGGCCGACGTGCGCCGCCGGTGGGAGGAGGAGCACCAGCGGCTCGTCGACCTGGTGCGCACGTTGCAGCAGCAGGCGGCCAACTCGCCGGACATGGCCAACCGCTACCACGCGATGCAGACCCGGCTGGCCAAGTTCGAGGCGGCCGGGCCGCCGCCCGAGCGGCCGCCGCAGCAGAAGGTGGCGATGCGGCTGCGGGGCGGGCGCACCGGGGTCCGGGCGGTCATGGCCGAGCAGCTGGAGCTCACCGGGTTGATGAAGCCCTTCGACGCGGAGATCTGGTACGGCGACCGGGTCGGCGTCCTGGGGGCGAACGGTGCCGGGAAGTCGCACTTCCTCCGGCTGCTGGCCGGCCAGGACGTGGCGCACACCGGGAGCTGGCGGCTGGGTGCTCGCGTCGTCCCCGGCTTCTTCGCGCAGACCCACGCCCATCCGGAGTGGCAGGACCGCACGCCCGTGGACCTGCTGTGGCACGGGGAGCCCGGCCGCCCCGGCGTCGACCGGGGCCGGGCCATGGCCGCGCTGCGGCAGTACGGGCTCACCGACTCCGCCGATCAGCCGTTCCGGACCCTCTCGGGTGGGCAGCAGGCGCGGTTCCAGATCCTCCTGCTGGAGCTGTCCGGAGCCACGCTGCTGCTCCTCGACGAGCCGACGGACAACCTCGATGTCCTCTCGGCCGAGGCGCTGGAGGAGGCGCTGGCCGCCTTCGACGGAACCGTGCTCGCCGTCACCCACGATCGCTGGTTCGCCCGGTCGTTCGACCGCTTCCTCGTGTTCGGTGCCGACGGCCGGGTCTACGAGTCGGCCGATCCGGTCTTCGACGAGGCCCGGGTGGCACGCGCCCGCTGA
- a CDS encoding DUF1801 domain-containing protein yields the protein MSETAGIDDWFAAAGPREQELRRADALVMLAAPDIDRKLVPMGSGAMLGYGMMPYRPRSAKVTTSWPLIALAAQKRHLSLYVCAVVDGTYLPEARAGKLGRVSCGKSCIRFSSLDAVDTGELSALLRDAVTATRAGGNAFAAS from the coding sequence GTGTCGGAGACCGCCGGGATCGACGACTGGTTCGCGGCCGCCGGGCCACGGGAGCAGGAACTGCGCCGGGCCGACGCCCTCGTGATGCTGGCCGCCCCGGACATCGACCGGAAGCTGGTGCCGATGGGCTCCGGCGCCATGCTCGGCTACGGGATGATGCCGTACCGGCCCAGGTCGGCGAAGGTGACGACCTCGTGGCCCCTGATCGCCCTCGCCGCGCAGAAACGGCACCTCTCCCTCTACGTGTGCGCCGTCGTCGACGGGACGTACCTGCCGGAGGCCCGGGCCGGGAAGCTGGGCCGGGTGTCCTGCGGCAAGAGCTGCATCCGCTTCTCCTCGCTGGACGCCGTGGACACCGGGGAACTGAGCGCGCTCCTCCGCGACGCGGTCACGGCCACCCGCGCCGGTGGCAACGCCTTCGCTGCGTCGTAG
- a CDS encoding oxidoreductase — translation MTTTTAERSGTYRLGDREVFRLGYGAMQLTGPHVMGPPADRDAAMAVLRRAVELGVNHIDTSDYYGPAVVNELIREALHPYPDDLVIVTKVGARRDADGGWPEALDAADLRRAVQENIDHLGVEALDVVNLRMPGFAEPVQRSLAEPFEALAALQQEGLVRHLGVSNVTPQMFAEARAIAPVVCVQNHYNLVHRADDPLIDALSREGIPYTPFFPLGGFTPLQSAALDTIARRLETTPMQVALTWLLARSPNLLLIPGTSSVAHLEENLQAAARALGPAELAELDRIGGSGEPDVDL, via the coding sequence GACCACCACCGCAGAGAGATCCGGCACCTACCGCCTCGGCGACCGCGAGGTCTTCCGTCTGGGTTACGGCGCGATGCAGCTGACCGGCCCCCACGTCATGGGCCCGCCGGCCGACCGCGACGCCGCCATGGCGGTCCTGCGGCGGGCCGTCGAGCTCGGGGTCAACCACATCGACACCAGCGACTACTACGGGCCGGCGGTAGTCAACGAACTGATCCGCGAGGCCCTGCACCCGTATCCCGACGACCTGGTCATCGTGACCAAGGTGGGTGCCCGCCGCGACGCCGACGGTGGCTGGCCCGAGGCCCTGGACGCCGCCGACCTGCGTCGCGCCGTCCAAGAGAACATCGACCACCTGGGCGTCGAAGCCCTCGACGTGGTCAACCTGCGCATGCCCGGCTTCGCCGAGCCGGTGCAGCGCTCGCTGGCCGAGCCGTTCGAGGCGCTGGCCGCTCTGCAACAGGAAGGCCTCGTCCGGCACCTGGGCGTGAGCAACGTGACGCCGCAGATGTTCGCCGAGGCGCGCGCCATCGCGCCGGTGGTCTGCGTGCAGAACCACTACAACCTCGTGCACCGCGCGGACGATCCGCTGATCGACGCGCTCTCCCGGGAAGGCATCCCCTACACACCCTTCTTCCCGCTCGGTGGGTTCACGCCGCTGCAGTCGGCCGCGCTCGACACCATCGCCCGCCGACTGGAGACGACGCCGATGCAGGTGGCGCTGACCTGGCTGCTGGCCCGCTCCCCCAACCTCCTGCTCATCCCCGGGACCTCGTCGGTCGCCCACCTGGAGGAGAACCTGCAGGCCGCGGCGCGCGCGCTCGGCCCCGCCGAGCTGGCCGAGCTCGACCGCATCGGCGGCAGCGGAGAGCCCGACGTCGACCTCTGA
- a CDS encoding class I SAM-dependent methyltransferase produces MRAEDWDRRYAERPQWSAEPNAVVAELLTGLPPGTAVDLAAGEGRHALWLAAAGWRVTAVDFSGAGLARGRLRPGAERVDWVTADVTGWTAAPGTLDLVLVAYLHLPEPETTDLLTRAVGWLRPRGRLLVLGHDVANVAEGVGGPQEPGILHSVARLDPVARLLDVDRLEQVRRETPDGPAIDTLLWGRRPG; encoded by the coding sequence GTGCGGGCGGAGGACTGGGACCGGCGCTACGCCGAGCGGCCGCAGTGGTCGGCCGAGCCGAATGCGGTGGTCGCCGAGCTGCTCACCGGCCTGCCGCCGGGTACCGCCGTCGACCTCGCCGCCGGTGAGGGTCGGCACGCGCTGTGGCTCGCCGCGGCGGGGTGGCGCGTCACCGCCGTCGACTTCTCCGGGGCCGGCCTCGCCCGCGGCAGGCTGCGGCCCGGGGCCGAGCGGGTGGACTGGGTGACCGCCGACGTCACCGGCTGGACCGCTGCTCCCGGCACCCTCGACCTCGTCCTGGTCGCCTACCTCCACCTGCCCGAGCCGGAGACCACCGACCTGCTGACCCGGGCGGTCGGCTGGCTGCGCCCCCGTGGCCGGCTGCTTGTCCTCGGCCACGACGTCGCCAACGTCGCCGAGGGGGTGGGTGGCCCTCAGGAGCCGGGCATCCTGCACAGCGTGGCGCGGCTGGACCCCGTCGCCCGGCTGCTCGACGTCGACCGGCTGGAGCAGGTGCGGCGCGAGACACCGGACGGTCCCGCGATCGACACCCTGCTCTGGGGACGGCGCCCGGGCTGA